A single region of the Vicia villosa cultivar HV-30 ecotype Madison, WI linkage group LG4, Vvil1.0, whole genome shotgun sequence genome encodes:
- the LOC131599808 gene encoding uncharacterized protein LOC131599808 has translation MLEEGDDDPMIYPDELDMLLGKKMAFRAKVQPTFGQASVWKLSYDEEFVKEIEKDYITDEGDSKSLNQNPVVDRVDESIESLSAYGENDPDKIVTNTPSKGSPVNLDAVDSELQAYGTTQLSGTKPAKKVKIESDA, from the exons ATGCTTGAG GAAGGTGACGACGACCCAATGATATATCCAGATGAACTTGACATGCTACTTGGTAAAAAGATGGCGTTTAGGGCTAAAGTTCAGCCAACATTTGGCCAAGCATCTGTTTGGAAACTTTCTTATGATGAAGAGTTTGTAAAGGAAATTGAGAAAGATTATATTACTGATGAA GGAGATAGCAAATCTTTAAACCAAAACCCAGTTGTTGATCGTGTCGATGAATCCATT GAGTCGTTGTCAGCATATGGAGAAAATGATCCTGATAAAATTGTGACCAATACTCCATCCAAAGGAAGTCCTGTTAATCTTGATGCTGTAGATTCTGAATTACAAGCGTATGGTACTACCCAGCTCTCAGGAACCAAGCCTGCAAAGAAAGTTAAGATTGAATCTGATGCATGA
- the LOC131599810 gene encoding patellin-4: protein MTAETMAQEETTQKVEVVVEEGKVVDVEAKETVDVDESKPLNTVEKCSSYKEESNFLSDLKEFERKALIEFKSKVEEAILGNTLFEKKEEETKKVEALPEGGEDVEKVVKEEENVEGENEKGVEEEEEKDLSLWGVSLLPSKGDEGIDVVLLKFLRARDFKVNEAFEMLKKTLKWRKEMKIDSILEEDFGSDLVDAAYMNGVDREGHPVCYNIYGVFAGDEIYQKSFGSEEKRKEFLRWRCYVTEKWVQKLDLKPGGVSSLLQINDLKNCPGPSKKEIRIATNQTVSILQDNYPEMVAKNIFINVPFWYYALNALLSPFLTQRTKSKFVVARPAKVTETLIKYIPIEQIPVNYGGFKRENDSKFFNQDATVSELILKAGSTATIEIPALEAGNTLCWDIAVLGWEVSYKEEFVPTDEGSYTVIVSKVKKIGSQEGAIRNTFKNNEAGKVILTVNNSSNKKKRVMYRYQINKNLP, encoded by the exons ATGACTGCTGAAACTATGGCTCAAGAAGAAACCACCCAGAAAGTTGAGGTTGTTGTTGAAGAAGGTAAAGTTGTTGATGTTGAAGCAAAGGAAACAGTGGATGTAGATGAATCAAAACCCTTAAATACAGTTGAGAAATGCTCTTCTTACAAAGAAGAAAGCAACTTTCTTTCTGATCTTAAAGAGTTTGAGAGAAAGGCTTTGATTGAGTTCAAGTCTAAGGTTGAGGAAGCGATTTTGGGGAACACCCTTTTTgagaaaaaggaagaagagaCTAAAAAGGTTGAAGCTTTACCAGAAGGTGGTGAAGACGTTGAGAAAGTAGTGAAGGAAGAAGAGAATGTTGAGGGAGAGAATGAGAAAGGGGTTGAAGAGGAGGAGGAGAAAGATTTGTCTTTGTGGGGTGTGTCACTTTTGCCAAGCAAAGGAGATGAAGGAATTGATGTGGTTTTGTTGAAGTTTTTGAGGGCTAGAGATTTTAAGGTGAATGAGGCTTTTGAGATGTTGAAGAAGACACTTAAGTGGAGGAAGGAGATGAAGATTGATTCTATTTTGGAGGAAGATTTTGGGTCTGATTTGGTTGATGCTGCTTACATGAATGGTGTTGATAGGGAAGGGCACCCTGTGTGTTACAATATCTATGGAGTTTTTGCTGGTGATGAGATTTATCAGAAGAGTTTTGGGAGTGAAGAGAAGAGGAAAGAGTTTTTGAGATGGAGGTGTTATGTTACTGAGAAATGGGTTCAGAAGCTGGATTTGAAACCAGGTGGTGTTTCTTCTCTGCTTCAAATCAATGACCTTAAGAATTGTCCTGGTCCTTCAAAGAAAGAGATCAGAATTGCTACAAATCAAactgtttcaattttgcaggatAATTACCCTGAAATGGTGGCCAAAAAT attttcatcaatgttCCATTCTGGTATTATGCACTCAATGCACTTTTATCTCCATTCTTAACTCAAAGAACAAAGAGCAAATTCGTGGTGGCACGTCCTGCGAAGGTCACTGAAACATTGATCAA GTACATTCCAATTGAACAGATCCCGGTTAACTACGGTGGTTTCAAGAGAGAAAACGATTCCAAATTCTTCAACCAAGACGCAACTGTTTCCGAACTAATTCTCAAGGCTGGATCAACAGCAACCATAGAGATTCCTGCATTGGAAGCTGGAAACACTTTGTGCTGGGACATAGCTGTTTTGGGTTGGGAGGTAAGTTACAAAGAGGAGTTTGTTCCCACTGATGAAGGCTCTTACACTGTCATTGTTTCGAAAGTGAAGAAGATAGGTTCACAAGAAGGAGCTATTAGGAACACATTCAAGAATAATGAAGCAGGAAAGGTTATTCTCACGGTTAACAACTCGTCGAACAAGAAGAAGAGGGTTATGTACCGTTATCAGATCAACAAGAACTTGCCATGA